A single region of the Acidobacteriota bacterium genome encodes:
- a CDS encoding DEAD/DEAH box helicase — translation MGLRRADDPRTPDAPSQIIEVYFMTQSDDRPDFPPAEAPDHDRTFGPVGAGDAAPPAAPPAAPVAADPVDESAEPGFHLVEPDNPLPAITADDLPRAQREAVARMGWTALTPVQSRAIPYVMAGRDVMVQSKTGSGKTAAFVLPILARIKPDLAAPQALVLVPTRELAQQVFHDVEKLGAGTGVRPLSVYGGVGYGPQLDGLRQGAHIVVGTPGRILDHLLRGTLKLNRLQVLVFDEADRMLSMGFYPDMVAIHAYLPPRRTGFMFSATYPPLVRKLAAQFLDHPGFLSLSTDVIHVEETTHICYEVPPMDKDRALIRIIEFENPEAGIIFCNTKMRVNYVATVLQRFGYDADQLSADLGQAARDQVLQRLRDRKLRFLVSTDLAGRGIDILHLSHVFNYEVPEDPEAYIHRTGRTGRAGGTGTAISLVSPMEGIELVRLAKKFKIPIETRPLPDAADVEKLVAQRLTALLEGRLRQRDKLQVERMRRFLPLARSLAEGEDELTLLAMVLDDAYQAALHAPLAPPDELPKPRAVPRRREADEPSREGGADRRRPRRRRK, via the coding sequence ATGGGCCTTCGCCGCGCGGACGATCCCCGGACGCCCGACGCTCCAAGTCAAATCATCGAGGTGTATTTCATGACCCAGTCCGACGACCGTCCCGATTTCCCGCCCGCCGAGGCGCCCGACCACGACCGCACCTTCGGCCCAGTCGGCGCCGGCGACGCCGCGCCGCCGGCCGCCCCCCCGGCGGCGCCGGTTGCAGCCGATCCGGTCGATGAGTCCGCCGAGCCCGGTTTCCATCTGGTGGAACCGGACAACCCCCTGCCCGCCATCACCGCCGACGACCTGCCGCGGGCCCAACGCGAGGCCGTAGCCCGGATGGGCTGGACCGCCTTGACGCCGGTCCAGTCCCGGGCGATCCCCTACGTGATGGCCGGCCGGGACGTCATGGTCCAGTCGAAAACCGGCTCCGGCAAGACCGCCGCGTTCGTGCTCCCCATCCTGGCCCGGATCAAGCCCGATTTGGCCGCCCCCCAGGCCCTGGTGCTGGTGCCCACGCGGGAACTGGCCCAGCAGGTCTTCCACGACGTCGAAAAGCTCGGCGCCGGGACCGGCGTCCGGCCCCTGTCGGTGTACGGCGGCGTCGGCTACGGGCCGCAACTCGACGGGCTGCGTCAAGGCGCCCATATCGTGGTGGGCACCCCCGGCCGGATCCTGGACCACCTGCTCCGCGGCACGCTGAAGCTGAACCGCCTGCAGGTGCTGGTGTTCGATGAGGCGGACCGGATGCTGTCCATGGGCTTCTACCCCGACATGGTGGCCATCCACGCCTATCTGCCGCCCCGGCGCACCGGCTTCATGTTCTCGGCCACCTACCCGCCGCTGGTGCGCAAGCTCGCCGCCCAATTTCTGGACCACCCCGGATTCCTGAGCCTGAGCACGGACGTCATCCACGTCGAGGAGACCACCCACATCTGCTACGAAGTCCCGCCCATGGACAAGGACCGGGCGCTCATCCGGATCATCGAGTTCGAGAACCCCGAGGCCGGCATCATCTTCTGCAACACCAAGATGCGCGTCAATTACGTGGCCACGGTGCTCCAGCGCTTCGGCTACGATGCCGACCAGCTCTCGGCCGACCTCGGCCAGGCGGCGCGGGACCAGGTGCTCCAGCGCCTGCGGGACCGCAAGCTCCGCTTCCTCGTCTCCACCGATCTGGCGGGGCGGGGCATCGACATCCTGCACCTGTCCCACGTATTCAACTACGAGGTGCCCGAGGACCCCGAGGCGTACATCCACCGCACCGGCCGCACCGGCCGCGCCGGCGGCACCGGCACGGCCATTTCGCTGGTCTCGCCCATGGAGGGGATCGAGCTGGTGCGCTTGGCGAAGAAATTCAAGATCCCCATCGAGACGCGCCCCCTGCCCGACGCGGCCGACGTGGAGAAGCTCGTGGCCCAGCGTCTCACCGCCCTGCTCGAGGGGCGGCTGCGCCAGCGCGACAAGCTGCAGGTGGAGCGAATGCGCCGCTTCCTGCCGCTGGCCCGCAGCCTGGCCGAGGGCGAGGACGAGCTGACGCTGCTGGCGATGGTGCTCGACGACGCCTACCAGGCGGCGCTCCACGCGCCGCTGGCCCCGCCCGACGAGTTGCCCAAACCCCGCGCCGTTCCCCGCCGCCGCGAAGCGGACGAACCGTCCCGCGAGGGCGGCGCCGACCGGCGCCGTCCCCGCCGCCGCCGAAAGTGA
- a CDS encoding carbohydrate binding family 9 domain-containing protein, producing the protein MNRHLIRCRAEAVEATLLLLLLLSPSAGRLQAAAVEPLKVAKAAAAPVIDGVLDDAVWQGAPLASGQFVTYNPAFGAKLPQTTAAWLAYDKKYLYAAFFCHDTEPGQIKTSVTRRDNIFNDDWVGFSIDTFNSRQNGYEFFINPSGIQGDLLNTAGQGENSAPDWVWDSAGRITADGYQVEVRIPWKSIRFRSGADVTMGVLFWRRISRLGQSGSWPDLPPGAGLLNSHTTVRLENLERPLVLEVLPSFTYSRDQVRQTPDEWAPAENSPDFGVGVKYGLTSSITAEATVNPDFSQVESDAFQVEVNQRYPIFYSEKRPFFMENMGIFSLAATNGDFNMSTAVHTRTIVDPLWGVKTTGNQGRVAFGFLAAGDEWPGRELDGEVIPNEGKRAGYMIGRANYTLSGDNYIGGIVTSRTFAGEANRVAGADFQYRLGDRHQFSGFALYSRTRADGASAADGAAAILTYEYSTPSLGICTALEHYDPGFRMDTAFYQRTGINRIIGYFGPVYQPKSDRWAWIKSVNPFLYAFALHDTVTGMDDYLALAALRMNFVRQGSLRLDYIHCQEAWAGRLFHPGIFRVQGSLQATNWFRFGFNFNTGRDTYYDLAAPVLGNSLSVGGNVTVQPDTKLNLTMDVRRNAMDHPDGGNLYTAAVANWRTTYQFNKSWFVRATLRYDSYRQRVLTDFLVSYTYIPGTVMFVGYGSLVQRQDWDDGEWRSGDGSWLTAQRGLFIKLSYLWQK; encoded by the coding sequence GTGAACCGACACCTCATCCGATGCCGTGCCGAAGCGGTGGAAGCCACGCTGCTGCTGCTCCTGCTCCTGTCGCCGTCCGCAGGCCGCCTGCAGGCCGCCGCTGTCGAACCGCTGAAGGTCGCGAAAGCGGCCGCCGCGCCGGTCATCGACGGCGTGCTTGACGACGCGGTCTGGCAGGGCGCGCCCCTGGCGAGCGGACAGTTCGTGACCTACAACCCGGCCTTCGGCGCAAAGCTCCCCCAGACCACTGCAGCCTGGCTGGCCTACGACAAAAAATATCTCTATGCGGCGTTTTTCTGCCACGACACGGAACCCGGCCAGATCAAAACCAGCGTCACCCGCCGGGACAACATTTTCAACGACGACTGGGTGGGCTTTTCCATCGACACCTTCAACAGCCGGCAGAACGGCTACGAGTTCTTCATCAACCCGAGCGGCATCCAGGGCGACCTCCTGAACACCGCCGGCCAGGGAGAGAACTCGGCGCCCGACTGGGTCTGGGACAGCGCCGGCCGCATCACCGCCGACGGCTACCAGGTGGAGGTCCGGATCCCGTGGAAGAGCATCCGGTTCCGTAGCGGCGCCGACGTGACCATGGGCGTTTTGTTCTGGCGGCGGATCAGCCGGCTGGGCCAGAGCGGCTCCTGGCCGGATCTGCCGCCGGGCGCCGGTTTGCTCAACTCCCACACCACCGTGCGCCTCGAGAACCTGGAGCGGCCGCTCGTCCTGGAAGTCCTGCCCAGCTTCACTTACAGCCGCGACCAGGTGCGGCAGACCCCCGACGAGTGGGCGCCGGCGGAGAATTCGCCCGATTTCGGCGTCGGCGTCAAGTACGGCCTCACCTCCTCCATCACCGCCGAAGCCACCGTCAACCCCGACTTCAGCCAGGTGGAGAGCGACGCCTTCCAGGTGGAGGTGAACCAGCGCTACCCCATCTTCTACAGCGAGAAACGCCCGTTCTTCATGGAGAACATGGGCATCTTCAGCCTGGCCGCCACCAACGGCGACTTCAACATGAGCACCGCCGTCCACACCCGCACCATCGTGGATCCGCTGTGGGGCGTCAAGACCACCGGCAACCAGGGCCGGGTGGCCTTCGGCTTCCTCGCCGCCGGGGACGAGTGGCCGGGGCGCGAGCTCGACGGCGAGGTCATCCCCAACGAGGGGAAGCGCGCCGGCTACATGATCGGCCGGGCCAACTACACCCTGAGCGGCGACAACTACATCGGCGGCATCGTCACCAGCCGCACGTTCGCGGGCGAGGCCAACCGCGTCGCCGGCGCCGACTTCCAGTACCGTCTCGGCGACCGCCACCAGTTCAGCGGCTTCGCCCTCTACAGCCGGACCCGGGCCGACGGCGCGTCGGCCGCTGACGGCGCCGCCGCCATCCTGACATACGAATACAGCACGCCGTCGCTTGGAATCTGTACCGCGTTGGAACATTACGATCCGGGTTTCCGGATGGACACCGCCTTCTACCAGCGCACCGGTATCAACCGGATCATCGGCTACTTCGGCCCCGTCTACCAGCCGAAGTCGGACCGCTGGGCCTGGATCAAGAGCGTCAATCCGTTCCTCTATGCCTTCGCGCTCCACGACACCGTCACCGGGATGGACGACTACCTGGCGCTCGCCGCGCTCCGGATGAACTTCGTCCGCCAAGGCTCCCTGCGGCTCGACTACATCCATTGCCAAGAGGCCTGGGCGGGCCGGCTGTTCCACCCCGGAATCTTCCGGGTCCAGGGCAGCCTGCAGGCGACCAACTGGTTCCGCTTCGGTTTCAACTTCAACACGGGCCGCGACACCTACTACGACCTCGCCGCGCCCGTGCTGGGCAACTCCCTGAGCGTCGGCGGCAACGTCACCGTCCAGCCCGACACCAAGCTGAACCTGACCATGGACGTCCGGCGCAACGCCATGGACCACCCCGACGGCGGTAACCTGTACACCGCCGCCGTGGCCAACTGGCGCACCACCTACCAGTTCAACAAGTCGTGGTTCGTCCGCGCCACCCTCCGCTACGACAGCTACCGGCAGCGGGTGCTCACGGACTTTCTGGTCTCCTACACCTACATCCCCGGGACCGTCATGTTCGTGGGCTACGGCTCGCTCGTCCAGCGGCAGGACTGGGACGACGGGGAGTGGCGCTCCGGCGACGGCTCGTGGCTGACCGCCCAGCGCGGCCTCTTCATCAAGCTCAGCTACCTGTGGCAGAAGTGA
- a CDS encoding mechanosensitive ion channel, translated as MNLHLAEFTTSWVFLVLGLVLWALSRALPLLRRSSRLLLVTCLVQVFRDAAAAGLITVSYHLLKAADSVFIFLLVAISIYLIRDLTQAWLARRGVSITRLVWDLSIGVAYAILFLLLLKEIFNIDITPVLATSAVLTVVIGLAVQDTLINLIAGTVFHFEDSLRPGDWIQVDDTIGQVKELTWRSVQLLTTDNELVVVPNQDFTKKRFQNLTRHNAVRTLTIGTSYADDPDLVMQVLKQAVLSTPGVLWQPEPVVYIVKFNDFSIDYRVRFHIESYTGYRRLEGAVLRAIWYNFQRHHITIPFPIRTLQLERRPSASAADGNGERVREALAQVDMFRILNSEEMAAVAASAEIVEYPAGAVVALDGDVGRSMFVILRGSVDIQKDGKKVAALGQHELFGEIALFTGEPRGATVIAAEPLQVLVIEKDGFDAILKRNEGFIAKIEQMVEERLRATAGAGTDDVKSDAKRSILGRIRKYLLG; from the coding sequence GCTGGTGACCTGCCTGGTCCAGGTGTTCCGGGACGCCGCCGCCGCCGGCCTGATCACCGTGTCGTACCACCTGCTCAAGGCCGCCGACTCGGTGTTCATCTTCCTGCTGGTGGCCATCAGCATTTATCTCATCCGCGATCTCACCCAGGCGTGGCTCGCCCGCCGGGGCGTGTCCATCACCCGGCTGGTCTGGGACCTGAGCATCGGCGTGGCCTACGCCATCCTGTTCCTCCTCCTGCTGAAAGAAATCTTCAACATCGACATCACCCCGGTGCTGGCCACGTCCGCCGTGCTCACCGTGGTGATCGGCCTGGCGGTCCAGGACACGCTGATCAACCTCATCGCCGGCACGGTGTTCCATTTCGAGGATTCGCTCCGGCCGGGCGACTGGATCCAGGTGGACGACACCATCGGCCAGGTCAAGGAGCTGACCTGGCGCTCCGTGCAGCTGCTCACCACGGACAACGAACTGGTGGTGGTCCCCAACCAGGATTTCACCAAAAAGCGCTTCCAGAACCTGACCCGCCACAACGCGGTGCGCACCCTGACCATCGGGACCAGTTACGCCGACGATCCCGACCTGGTCATGCAGGTGCTCAAACAGGCGGTGCTCTCCACGCCCGGCGTGCTCTGGCAGCCGGAGCCGGTGGTGTACATCGTCAAGTTCAACGACTTCTCCATCGACTACCGCGTCCGCTTCCACATCGAGAGCTACACCGGCTACCGCCGCCTGGAGGGCGCCGTGCTGCGCGCCATCTGGTACAACTTCCAGCGCCACCACATCACCATCCCCTTTCCCATCCGGACGCTGCAGCTCGAGCGCCGGCCGTCCGCATCCGCCGCCGACGGTAACGGCGAGCGGGTCCGCGAGGCGCTGGCTCAGGTGGACATGTTTCGCATCCTTAACAGCGAGGAGATGGCCGCCGTCGCCGCCAGCGCCGAGATCGTCGAGTATCCGGCCGGGGCCGTCGTGGCCCTCGATGGCGATGTGGGCCGGAGCATGTTCGTCATCCTGCGGGGCAGCGTCGACATCCAGAAGGACGGCAAAAAGGTCGCGGCGCTCGGCCAGCACGAGCTGTTCGGCGAGATCGCCCTGTTCACCGGCGAGCCGCGCGGGGCCACCGTCATCGCGGCCGAGCCGCTGCAGGTGCTGGTCATCGAGAAGGACGGCTTCGATGCCATCCTGAAGCGCAACGAGGGCTTCATCGCCAAGATCGAGCAGATGGTCGAAGAGCGCCTCCGCGCCACTGCCGGCGCCGGAACGGATGACGTCAAGTCCGACGCCAAGCGCAGCATCCTCGGCCGCATCCGGAAGTACCTCCTCGGCTGA